A portion of the Paucilactobacillus hokkaidonensis JCM 18461 genome contains these proteins:
- a CDS encoding YkuJ family protein: MQESKLFRIISRLYAMQQDVSTNKQVRRFEQFGIELCRVTLNHETGVYQLVEYRPYHEFEFDDLDLVAIEVYECLADMQLTF, translated from the coding sequence CTATTTAGGATTATTAGTCGGTTGTATGCGATGCAACAAGATGTTTCCACTAACAAACAGGTTAGACGGTTTGAACAATTTGGAATTGAACTATGTCGGGTGACTCTTAACCATGAAACTGGAGTTTATCAGCTAGTTGAGTACAGGCCATATCATGAGTTCGAATTTGATGATCTAGATTTGGTGGCAATTGAAGTGTATGAATGCTTAGCGGACATGCAATTAACATTTTAA